The genomic window AATAATCAGAAGCTAAAGGCCTCGAATTTTAAGGAAGCACTGAATATCAACAAAGATTCATTCACTGTGACGAGTTATGAAGTTTCAAAGAAAAATAAGCTTAACCTAAGTGAGATTATCACAAACTTCAAAATTGCTCTTGCTGCATTGGAGGTTTTGGGTGAATAGGAAATTAGCGGCTGTTGTCTGCATATTTCTTTCTGTGAATTCATTTGCAGGGAAGTATGATGAGGCCTTATCAAATATTAAGAAACATTTAAGTAAAAATACTGAGATGTATGAGAAAAACTTTCGAAACTCCCACGAGACAAGGGTGTCGGAATTTTTCTATCGTCGCTCTCTAACCAGACAGATCATTCCACAAGAGGTCATTGAGGGAAGTTTTGCAGATTATAGTGTTTTGATGGATGTACTTGGTTCAATTGATGGAGATTCTTCTGATCTTGAACAAGCGTACTATATTACAAATAACTCACTCGAGTTGGCATCTAAGAATAAAGAAGAGATGCAGTCATCTTTAGCTCGTATTATCAGAATGAAAGAGTCGCTAGAGAATGAATGTAGCTTGGAAAATGTAACAAAAGTCGTAAATCGTTATGATCCGATGACTAGCTATCCTATTCCAACAATTGTTCATGATGATATGGGCAAGCCACAATATAACTTCAGCTTTCGTATGAATTTTCATTATGCCTATAACGATGGAGGGGGAGACTCTTCATATAGTGTAAGCACGCCAGTTGGACAAGGTAGTGAAGTTGGGGGAGCTGTTGGAGTCATTGGTGCAGCGGTAGCTTGTGGGTTTATGGGAGGATGTGATGCGACGACATTCAGTTTTATTTCAGCCGGAATTACTGCTGTCTTTGAGGCCTTCATGAGCTTTAAAGATCAACAAGATTTTGAGAAATTTCAAAAATCCGTTGATGAAGAATATGCCAAGGCGAATGCGCGAATCAAGCAGGTGCATATTGATCTTCATGAAGAGAACCTTGATCTTGTTCAAGGGCTTTGTGATAAAGTAGACCTTGAAGTAGCAAGAAAGAATTTAGATGCGAGTATTGGTTTGGTTTCAAATCTTCTAAATGAAGTAACTAGCTCTGAATCTTCACTTCAAAATCGCTCAAAGGCCATCTTGAATACACTCGAGAAAGATGAGCAAACTTTAAAGGCAATGCTTGTGACAAAGAGAGCTAAGTTTTTGCAGATGGTTGAAAATAACCTCAGTTCTCTACGTGAAGAGTATGCAAAAGTTGGTGTTAGGCTAATTACATTCTATAAGAATGAACTACTTCCAGTATCGAAGAAGGTTAAATCATCAACTGGACTTAATAAGCTTCATCACCAGAAGTCTTTAATGGAGTTAATAGCAAAAGGAGATATGACTTTTGGTGATTACAAGATATGGAATGCATATAAGAGGAGCTTAAAATAATGAAAAAATTATTTGTGATTTTATCTTTGCTTGTAGGCAACTCTTATGCCAAGGAATTTTATATTCAGGCAAATGGTCTTCGTTTCGATCTCGCTCTTAATAAGAATTCGCGTGCTTTAGCTGTTTCGAACTATCTGGACTTCAAGGACATGGGAAGTATCACACGCCTTGAAGAATCAAAGCCGGAGCGTGAGGATAATTTTCTTCGAAACTTTAGTAGCGAACCTTCGGACGATGTGACAATTCCTAGTGTTCAAGTTGTTGAGAGAAAACTTGATTTTGAAGGATTTTTTAGTTGTATTGAGGAAGGAGTGAGTCTTTATTCATACGATCTTGTTCAAAAGAATATTTTGACGAATAAGAAAGTTGAAATAGAACTTGGAGTATCGAAGTGTGAGTCTTTCTTATCAGCCGACTTTGTGTTTCCAGAGAAAAAAGATATTTTCTTTTACTATGGAACGATCTCAAAACTTGATATGGCCGGGAAGGCTATAGTTAAGGATCTATTTCTTAAGTATCTTGATATTCGACGTGAGGCGAATGAGAAGTTTGCTGTTGAGTCATTGCTTACAATGATAAGTTATGATGTTCAATTTCAGAATCTTTCAACTGTTGATCTTTCTGGATATAAGGAAAGACTTAAGAATGAGATACTTACTTCGACGATAAATCTTTCAGATGATATCAAAGAGAAGCATGACTTTGTGAATGCTTCAATTGACTCGAGTGATCTCTTAGAATTGGTAGATAATATTTGATGAATATTTACGAAGAACTTGATTCATTAATTATAAAACTTAATCGTGCCGGACATCTTGAATTTATAGAAAAGATTCAGGAAGCGAAGGCCTCGGGGTGTGTGGCCTCGGAGATTTTGTATCTCGTGCGCGAGGAGCTTAAGCGTTACCCTTCGGTTCTAGGGGATAGTGAGAAAGAGCTTGGTTTTAAGATTGAGGAACTGATTAAGAAGATAAGTCATCTTTTAAAATAGAGAATGTCTTGAGGATCAAAAATTATGAATTTTAGAGATATCAAATTTTCTAGAGAGAATCGCTTTTCTATAGGGATAGAAGAAGAATCTGGAAAGTATTTTATCTCATTTCCTGTAACAGCTGCTGGATTTGCTGATTATGAAGAATATTATGAAATTTCGGACGAAGAATTTCTAAAATTCACTACAGATCTTGATAGTGCACTTGAGCTTTTGAAACTTTGTCGAGAGAGAAAAGAAGATCAACGTCTTCTTGTAGATCCTCCAAAAGTCAGAGGAGTTCCGTGTTAATAATTCTGTACCAATTGTGGGCGATTAATTTTTATTTAATACGCTACTGTGCGGCGAGTAATTAATAAATAGACTAACTGGACAGTAATTTGCTATAATCACTAGGCTTCTTCGATGGGGGAGCAGCTCTTTAAAATTCAATTTTCCCATATGTGGGGGTGCCCTGGTTTCGACGAGATAACTGGCGGGTATCCGGGCGTGTCCAGGTTGGTCTCCATGGTCCTGGTAAAAAGGAGACCAAACCATAATTGCAGACTCTTACGATTCTGTAGCTCTAGCTGCTTAATTAGCAATCCTAGACTTGAGGCGCTACTGCCAATAAACAGAATGTAGCAAAACTGTTGGAGCTGCAGTCTAACTAGCTCTTGAGGGTATCGGGTCTCCTCGCTAAAAAATCACCGAGGTTCGCTAGGCGCACGTAACCTAGACAGTCTTGTCAGCTGACGATAATTGCTGACTACACACGTAGGCCGCTACTCAGACGTTGTTTCGGACGCGAGTTCGATTCTCGCCACCTCCACCAATCTTTATAAGTCACTTAAATTATTCATGTTTTTTATTAGTTTCCTGCCGATTGTGGCAGGAGTGTGGCAGAATTATTTTAATCTATAATCATGTGGATATGCCGCGATGAAGTCTTCGTTCAAGTAATAGTCTTTTAAAACAGCTAAGCTTTCTTTGGACGATAATTTTCGACCGTTTATTTGCTCAGCTTGGCGCAAATAGTATTTCCAGTCATCAAGTGATAATTTGTTCTGATTATCAAATAGAAGTTTAGCTATTTCGAGTTCATCTTCTGTCGATTTTATAAGATCGTTCCACTTATTGAATCCAACTAGTTGAGCGATAAAGTGCTGAGCTTTCATTAGTGAATATTTTTCGACTTCTTCATCTGAAAGTTCATAAGATGTGTAGATCTCATCTACATCAAAAAAAATTGGAGAAAACTCATAAATGTAGTCGTCTATATCGCTTTGATAGACTTTGTGTGCAGTTTTAAAATCTTTTAAAAGATTTTTAGCCTGAAGCTTAAAGAAATTAATACGATTCATAATATAATCCTCTTATACTACTAAAATTAATATCTAAATCGCACTCGTAATCTTTTTCGATAATAATCTTAGTAAAGGTTATATTATCAAGTATTGGATGATGAAATCTTTGCACGAGTGAGCAGGCTTTCCAATAAGCCTGCTCATACTATCAATCTTTTAAAACTATGTCTACTTTACTGGGACAAGAGTTTCTCTATAGTCAGAATGACTAATAATCTTGTTATATAAATAACTGTCTTTAGGAATACTGTATCCTGATCCATATGGATCAGCAGGTTGATTCTTTACAATAATATCATGACTAACTCGATTTTTAGCATTGAGCATTAGTCGCTGTCGTGTAGTATCATCCATCATTAAAGAATCAACAATGTGTACATTATTCTGATGTTTACGAATTACAAATCCATGTTGTAGAAAAATATCTTTGAAAATGTTAACTAAGACTTCGTTGTGATTCTCAAATTTGAGTGAATCTGTTACATCATGTAAATTTTTATTTTCTCTTTGAATTTCTAGTAATCTTTTTATTTGCTCAAAGTTTTTTGATTCATCCTGCGAATAGTACTTTGCAATATCTGAATAGACTCGACCCATGTTAGCGCTGAAAAAAGGTACGCTGTCAGTTACCTTTGGTTCAACGAGTGAAGAAGGTGCATAAATAAACTGATCGAAGTAATTTGTGATTATATCATTACTTTCAATTCTTGAAAGTATATGAACTACTGAGATAAAAAGTTGATATTCACTGGCATCAAAATTACTGATTTTTGACAAAGTAACCTTTTTATTCTTTAAGAAATTTAAAATGAAGTTTATGTCATTATTTTCAATTGGACGTCCCCCTTTAATTGAGTGAAATATCTTTGCATTACTATCTTCAAAATAGGTTTCTCTTTTAAAATAGTTTTGAATATCTTGAGATATCCTTTTCTTATACTCACCTTCTATTAAAGCGTTAATTTTAGAATTTATGACATTATCTAAGTTTTCTTTCATTTTTACTATCTTTTCGGACTGTGAATAGTTAATGAATGAGAAGGTTGCGATTACAATTGCGATAATTGCAAGTAATACAGTAATAGTATGTTCGTGAGCAATGACTTGTTTCTCTGCAAAATAGAGCTTTTGTTCAGATATTTCTAATTGTGTTTTTAATGTATTTAATTCCATCAGATTCTCCTAATTGAAAGAGGTGGTAGTACCTCAAGAAAACAAAACAACTTGCGAAGCTTGAGTTAAGAAATCTTTATCTAAGTGAGCATAGATCATAGTCGTCTTTATGTCCGTATGTCCAAGTAACTTTTGTAACGTATAAAGATTCCCTCCATTCATCATGAAGTGACTTGCGTATGTATGTCTTAAATCATGAAAGCGAATTATTTTTGTTAACTCAGCTCGATGTTGTGCATTTTTAAAATGTCTTTGGTTGATATGGCAGTAAGGTAGAGGTTCACCAGAGGGTGAAGAAAAAACGAACTCAGAAATACGGCTTTTGAGGCGTTCTAATAAGATGGCCCTAACTGAACCATTCATTGGAACGTAACGTGTTCTATTCGTCTTTGTCGTGTTTCTAAGACCCTCTCTTGTTAATGATCTATTTATCGTAAGGTAGTTTTGATCGAAGTCAACTCTATCCCAACATAGACCACAAATCTCACCAAGTCGAAGACCAGTATTTAAAACAACGATGTAAAAATCTAAAAGCGGATTACCTTTGTTCTTACTAATGAATTGTTCAATTTCATCTTTTGTCCAGTATTCTAATTGTGGAGCATCTTCGACTAACTCGGGATAACCACGAATAGGACTTTTAATTAAATATTCAAGCTTAATAGCTTCGTTTTAAAACGGTCTTAAATACCATCATTACTTTATTAACAGTTCTAGCTTTTACACCTGACTTCATAATAAAGTTTTCAAGTTGTTTCGCATGATAATAACTAATTTGATTGATGTTTAATTCACCAAGAATTGGAAGAATGTAATTTTTAAAATTACTACGATAACCTGCGATTGTTCTAACCGCCTTTCTTCCTTCGATATGATCTTTAAACCATATTTCAACAAAGTCTTTGAACTTAATAGTTCTATCTAAATCAACACCAGTCTCGTTAATTCTCTGCTTCGAAATTTTTAGCTTGGCCTTAAATTGTTCAGCATCAAATTTTCGACTGAATGTCTTTGTGATTCGCTTACCGTTAGGCATACGAACATCAACGCGATATTTCTTCTTAGCACGTTGAATTTTTTGTACGTTTTTCTCATCTAAATTAGCCATAAATTCTCCTTTTTTTGAAAAAAAGAATTACGGTCTACTGTTGTCCACAATATTCGAATGTAAAAGAGCGAGTGACTTATATCAAATACTGAGAAAAAGAAAAGGCCTTTCATCATTTTTTACCTAGAAATTGGTACTTTTTTGGCAAAAGTTTTTGAATTATTGCTAAAAAATAGATTTTTTACCCAAAAGTTCTCTACTTTTTCGTCTTTATTATAAAAGCCATCTGTCTTTGTTGTTTTGAAAGAAAGTTTGTATGAATTTCCTATGATTTTTCCATCAATTCTCGACTTTAGAATTTTGATAATTCGCAATTCTTGATCAAGATTTGAAAAGTTATTTAAGGCATAGATGAAAGAAGGTGAGTTCATAAAAGCGGAGTTTGCCCTGATATCCTCAATATCTAATTCTTTATTTGGTAGAACTGACTTTGACTGATGAACTGCACCGAGAAGTGGAATTTGATAATTTTGTATTTTTTGACATAAATTCTTAACAAATTGCGCTTGAATCTCAGGAGTCGAGTCAGCGAAAGAACATGTTGAGAAGTTATCTATATAAGCTATCTGAATATTAAAATCTTTGATGAACTTGAAGAGTGAGCCAAGCCATGATTGTGGGTCATGAACTTTTGTTACATCAAGGTCACTTTCATCAATTAATATAAGATTTTTCATTACTTCAATTTTTGACTCAGTATCTTTGTATCTTAGAGATAAAATGGAGTTTATTCGCCTTTTTACATCTCCTTTCTCTCCCTCTGATAGAAAAAGTAGCGTCTTATAGTTGTTGATAATATTCTCAGTCGCTAAACTCTGGATGAGGGCTGATTTACCCTTGTTGGTACGACCTAGGAGCATATGGAGATGTCCTCTTTGAAGACCTTTGTGAGAATTCAAAAAATTAAACTTTGTTTTGAATGATTGTATAATCGTTTTTTCTTCGATGTTTTCCAGAGAGTAGGGATTGTGGGGCTTGTGACTCATATTCGAGTTATTTTTTAAATCTAGTTTGAATCGTACTTGATGTATATCTTTAAACTTTTTCATTTTAAATTCCTTTTTTAAATGTAGTTATTATTTTCTATTCTTATAGGACTATTTTCTGCGTATATATTTACGCAGTTTTTAACTGGTATTATCTGTCCACTTTTTAGGAGTAAGTAACTTGTAGTAGCTATTTCCTGTGAAAATACTTCCTTTCTTGAAGAGTAGAAAATCATAGACAACAAGTTCGTCGATCAATTTCTTCAATGTTGTCTGACTTCCAATGTTAAGCTCTTTCATGATTTGTAATTGGCTTGGAAATGATCTCTGAGCATTTCCAGAGTAAGAGCGATACTTTAGGTATGCGTAGAGGCCAATGGCCTTTAAACTTAAGTTACCGCTCTGAAAAAGCTCATTTGGAATTTGAGTGAAATTTCCTACCAAAGCCATGACTTTTCCTCTTCTTTTACAGTCTTTGCGTCAATCCATTTCAAAAGATCATCAGTCTTGAATCTAACAAGACGTCCAATCTTCACGAATGGGATTTCTTTTCTAAATACTGCGGTTCTAAGTCGAGAGACTTTGATTGATAAGAAGCTTGATGCTTCTTCGACTGATAAGAGTGATTTAACGTGTTCTGACATTATTACCTCCAATTCAAAACAAGTTGTTATTGTTGGAACTAATGAAATCAAACTTTAGTATACTTGTGACCTAGGACTTTGGGGGACTAAAGGGGGGACTTTGGGGGACTATAATTGAGGAAGATCTATTTTATATGCATTTATATCTTCTCTATATAATAGAATTCTTTTAAATGATGGGTTTCTCGATAGAAATTTACCAAGTTTTCGATCATATATAGATAATTCTGCTTTTTCAAAGAAATCCTGAGATTGGTGATGAGTGTTTTTATTACTTCGGTGTAGTTCCAGGCAGGCCTTTAACATTTTTACAGCGTTAGAGTTTTTTGGTTTGATGTGAATATTCGGACCTCTCAATTCCGAATAATCTTCAGCTATAAGCCAATGATTCCCATTTTTATCTCTTTGAATATTTTCACCTTTCAACGATTTTACTGATGGTAAAGTTTCAACATAAACTTGACTAAGAAGTATTTCTCTTTCATTTGTACAAGTTAGCGGAAAGTTGGACTTTTTTGACCGAAATTCATCTTTGTGACAATAAACTAGACCGTAATTTGGTGGTATTTTAGCGAAGTTTTGTAGAACAAAAGCCTCATAAAGAATTGACTGGTCTAATTGAATGAAGCTGTTAGAAAAACA from Bacteriovorax sp. Seq25_V includes these protein-coding regions:
- a CDS encoding site-specific integrase codes for the protein MKLEYLIKSPIRGYPELVEDAPQLEYWTKDEIEQFISKNKGNPLLDFYIVVLNTGLRLGEICGLCWDRVDFDQNYLTINRSLTREGLRNTTKTNRTRYVPMNGSVRAILLERLKSRISEFVFSSPSGEPLPYCHINQRHFKNAQHRAELTKIIRFHDLRHTYASHFMMNGGNLYTLQKLLGHTDIKTTMIYAHLDKDFLTQASQVVLFS
- a CDS encoding circadian clock protein KaiC, which encodes MKKFKDIHQVRFKLDLKNNSNMSHKPHNPYSLENIEEKTIIQSFKTKFNFLNSHKGLQRGHLHMLLGRTNKGKSALIQSLATENIINNYKTLLFLSEGEKGDVKRRINSILSLRYKDTESKIEVMKNLILIDESDLDVTKVHDPQSWLGSLFKFIKDFNIQIAYIDNFSTCSFADSTPEIQAQFVKNLCQKIQNYQIPLLGAVHQSKSVLPNKELDIEDIRANSAFMNSPSFIYALNNFSNLDQELRIIKILKSRIDGKIIGNSYKLSFKTTKTDGFYNKDEKVENFWVKNLFFSNNSKTFAKKVPISR
- a CDS encoding DNA-binding protein; its protein translation is MALVGNFTQIPNELFQSGNLSLKAIGLYAYLKYRSYSGNAQRSFPSQLQIMKELNIGSQTTLKKLIDELVVYDFLLFKKGSIFTGNSYYKLLTPKKWTDNTS
- a CDS encoding helix-turn-helix domain-containing protein — protein: MSEHVKSLLSVEEASSFLSIKVSRLRTAVFRKEIPFVKIGRLVRFKTDDLLKWIDAKTVKEEEKSWLW